Proteins encoded by one window of Nomascus leucogenys isolate Asia chromosome 19, Asia_NLE_v1, whole genome shotgun sequence:
- the LOC100599862 gene encoding LOW QUALITY PROTEIN: arachidonate 12-lipoxygenase, epidermal-type-like (The sequence of the model RefSeq protein was modified relative to this genomic sequence to represent the inferred CDS: inserted 1 base in 1 codon), translating into MREMGRSEGGGGTGGWLMERPERGGVTREGACSCPSPPARTVSDDPQNLFKKYREQELEERRKVYRWGSWKDGLILPIAGNRQPDLXRDEQFLEDKDLDFNVSLAKGLKDLAIKGTLDFTNCVKRLEDFKKIFPRGKTALAEQVCDSWKNDAFFGYQFLNGANPMLLRRSSRLPARLVLPPGMEDLKTQLEKELQAGSLFEVDFSLLDGVKPNVTIFKQQYVAAPLVMLKLQPDGGLLPMVIQLQPPRHGCPPSLLFLPSDPPMAWLLAKTWVQSSDFQLRQLQSHLLRGHLIAEVIAVTTMRSLPSLHPIYKLLIPHFRYTMAINTLARNSLVSEWGIFSQVVSTGSGGHVDILRRAMACLTYHSLCPPHDLDDRGLLDVKSSLYGQDAIRLWGIISRYVEGMVGLFYKSDQAVRDDLELQAWCREMTETGLQRAQDRGFPISLESWTQLCHFVTMCIFTCTGQHPSNHLGQLDWYSWIPNGPCTMWKPPPISKDVTEKDIVDSLPDLHQARMQKTFTKFLGRRQPVMVALGQHEEKYFSGPEPQAVLRQFREELAAMNKEIEVRNAALDLPCEYLRPSMVENSVTI; encoded by the exons AtgagggagatggggagaagtGAAGGAGGAGGGGGCACAGGAGGGTGGCTGATGGAGAGACCCGAGCGCGGAGGGGTGACCAGGGAGGGCGCGTGCTCTTGTCCCTCTCCCCCAGCCCGGACCGTGAGTGATGACCCCCAGAATCTGTTTAAGAAATATCGGGAACAGGAGCTcgaggaaagaaggaaggtgtACCG GTGGGGCTCCTGGAAAGATGGGTTAATCCTGCCTATAGCAGGGAACAGGCAACCGGACC CTAGGGACGAGCAATTCCTCGAGGATAAGGATTTAGACTTTAATGTCTCCCTAGCAAAAGG GTTGAAGGACTTGGCCATTAAGGGGACACTGGATTTCACAAATTGTGTGAAAAGGCTGGaagatttcaaaaaaatattCCCACGTGGAAAGACTGCCCTGGCTG AGCAGGTTTGTGATTCTTGGAAGAATGATGCCTTCTTTGGGTACCAGTTTCTCAATGGTGCAAACCCCATGCTCCTGAGGCGTTCTTCAAGGCTCCCAGCCCGTCTGGTGCTGCCTCCAGGGATGGAAGACTTGAAGACCCAGCTGGAGAAAGAACTCCAG GCTGGATCTCTGTTTGAAGTGGATTTCTCCTTGCTGGATGGAGTCAAGCCTAATGTCACCATTTTTAAGCAGCAATACGTGGCAGCCCCTTTGGTCATGCTGAAGCTTCAGCCTGATGGAGGACTCTTACCTATGGTCATCCAG CTCCAGCCACCTCGACATGGATGTCCCCCATCTCTGCTCTTTCTGCCCTCGGATCCCCCCATGGCCTGGCTCCTGGCCAAGACCTGGGTCCAGAGCTCTGATTTCCAGCTGCGCCAGTTACAGTCACATCTGCTGAGGGGACACTTGATTGCTGAGGTTATTGCTGTGACTACAATGAGAAGCTTGCCTAGCCTCCATCCTATCTACAAG CTTCTGATCCCCCACTTCCGCTACACCATGGCGATCAACACCCTGGCCCGGAATAGTCTTGTCTCTgaatggggaatttttt CTCAGGTGGTGAGCACTGGCAGTGGAGGCCACGTGGACATTCTTCGGAGAGCCATGGCTTGTTTGACCTATCATTCCCTCTGTCCTCCTCATGACCTGGATGACCGTGGGCTCCTGGATGTGAAATCTTCTCTTTATGGCCAAGATGCCATCAGGCTGTGGGGAATCATCAGCCG GTACGTGGAGGGGATGGTTGGGCTTTTCTACAAGAGTGACCAAGCTGTGAGGGATGATCTAGAACTGCAGGCCTGGTGCAGAGAGATGACTGAGACTGGACTGCAGAGGGCCCAAGACCGGGG GTTCCCCATCTCCTTAGAGTCCTggactcagctctgccactttgtCACCATGTGCATCTTCACATGCACAGGTCAGCATCCTTCTAACCACCTGGGCCAG CTGGACTGGTACTCCTGGATCCCTAATGGCCCATGCACCATGTGGAAGCCCCCGCCCATCTCTAAGGATGTGACAGAGAAGGATATAGTGGACTCACTGCCCGATCTCCACCAGGCACGTATGCAAAAGACCTTCACAAAGTTCCTTGGCAGACGCCAGCCTGTCATG GTGGCCCTGGGGCAGCATGAGGAGAAATATTTCTCTGGCCCTGAGCCCCAAGCTGTGCTGAGACAATTCCGGGAGGAGCTGGCTGCCATGAACAAGGAGATTGAGGTCCGGAATGCAGCTCTGGACCTGCCCTGTGAGTACCTTCGACCCAGCATGGTAGAGAACAGCGTGACCATCTGA